The window AAGCAGGTGTCCGGCACCGACGGGGCGGTGGCCACCGTCCGGACCCTGTGGCAGGACCAGACGTTGTACGTGCTGGCCGAGGTGGCCGATCCGGTGGTCGACGTCACCGGCTCCGATCCGTGGACGCAGGACTCGGTGGAGATCTACGTCGACGCCGGCAACGCGAAGAACGGCCCCTACCGTTACGACGACACGCAGATCCGGATCAACGCCGACAACGTCGTCTCGTTCGGCACCGGTGACGAGGCGTTCCAGGCCGGCCGGTTGACCAGCGCGGTGGAGCGCACCGACACGGGCTACACCGTCGAGGCGGCGATCAGTCTGCTCGAGTACGGCGGTCCGGGCACCTTCCACGGGCTGGACTTCCAGGTCAACGACGCCGCCGACGGTGCCCGTACGGCGATCCGCAACTGGGCCGAGCCCGACGGCGTCGGCTACCAGACGACCGCGCGGTGGGGGGTCGGCCGGCTGGTCGACGGCACCAACGTCGACGTGACGTTCGAGCCGATCACGCAGTGGGACTCGGACAGCGGCGGCGGGTACTGCACGGAGATCGTCGCCAGCAACGCCACCGATCAGCCGGTCGACTGGCGGGCGGCGGTCGAGCTGCCCGGCGACATCTACACGGCGTGGAATTTCGAGCGGGAGTCGTTCGGTGACGGGACCTGGCGGATCACCGGCGTGGACTGGAACCGGACGTTGAAGGCGGGTGCCCGGACGTTCAGCGTCGGTTACTGCGCCACCTGGTGACCGCCGCCCGGGGGTGCGTCGACGGGTCGTCGGCGCACCCCCGGGTGCCACCGGCGGGCGGGGTGCCGGGCCGGGGCATTGCCCGGTCGACCGGACCGGGCATACCATCAGGTCAACCAAGCATTTGCTTGACAGGTGTCCGGGTCCCGGGCGCCACCCGCCCCGCCGACCCCCGGGAGCTCCGATGGCCCGCAGCTACCTCGGTCACGTCCTGCCCGACCGCCTCGACCTCAAGATCGAACCGACCCGTACGGCACTGCTCGTCGTGGACATGCAGAACGACTTCGTGCACGACGACGGATACTGTGCGAAGGCCTTCGGCACGGCGATGGTGGCCGGCTTCCAGAGCGTGGTCGCGCCGATCGCCCGGCTCGTCGCCGCCGCCCGCGCGGCCGGCGTCGCGGTGCTCTACTGCCGGGTGGTGCAGCATCCCGACGGGTCCCTGGCCTCACCGGTCTGGCTCGCCGACAACCTGCGGCACGGCTTCGAACCGCTGCACTGCATGCGGGGCACCTGGGGTTGGGAGATCGTGGACGAGCTCGCCCCGCAGCCGGGCGACGTGGTGTTCGAGAAGCTGCGGCGCAGCGCGTTCGTCGGCACCCAACTGGAGAACCTGCTCCGCAGCCGGGACATCCGCAGCCTGGTGGTGACCGGTGTCGCCGGCACCGGATGTGTCGAGTCCACCGTCCGCGACGCGATCGAACGGGACTACTTCACCGTCGTGCCGGCCGACTGTATCGCCAACAACAACGCCGAGCTCACCGCCGCCTGCGAACCGGCGTTCCGGGCGCTGCTCGCCCCGGAGGACTGGACCACCAGCGATCAGGTCGTCGCGGTCTGGTCCGGCTCCTGACCCCGCCGTACGGGACCGTCGTCGACCTCGCACCGGCCGGTCAGCCGAATCGGTTCGCGGCATCGGCCCGCAACCGGGCCTTGTCCGCCTTGCCGCCCGCGCTCAGCGGCAGCTCGGCCAGGGTGACCAGCCGTTCCGGCCACTCGTACTTGGAGACTCCCCGGGCGGCCAGCTCGGCCCGCAGCTCGTCGAGGGTCAACTCGGCTCCGTCGGTGGTCACCACGTACGCGCAGGCCCGCTCGCCGAGCACCTCGTCGGCGGCCGGCACCACCGCCACCTGGGCGACCCGCCCACAGCCGCCGACCGCCTCCTCGACGGCCAGCACGCTGATGTTGTGTCCACCCCGGATGATGAAGTCCGCCACCCGGCCGGTGACCGTCAGGTAGCCGGCCGGGTCGATCCGCACCAGGTCACCGGTGAGCATCCAGCCCTGCGGGTTGACCAGTTGCCGGTTGGCGTCCGGGTCGTCGTAGTAGCCCGGGGTCAGCCCGGGCCCCCGGGCGGCGCACTGCCCAGGCCCGCCGGACGCGGTCACGTCGGCACCGTCGGCGTCGAACAGCCGCACCCGCATCTGCGGGATCACCCGGCCGGCGGTGCCCAGCCGATGCTCCCGGGAGTCGTCGACCCGGGTCACACTGATCGGTCCGGCCTCGTTGGAGCCGTAGAACTGCAGTACGGCGCAGCCGGTCTCCTCCTCGAACCGCGCCGCCCGCTGCGCCGGCACCCGCTCCCCGCCGGTGAACAGCACCCGCAGCGACGACACGTTCCGCCCGGCGTACCCACCGGCGTTGAGCATCATCACGAACTGGCTGGTCACGGCGGCGAGCACGGTGACCCGGTGCCGTTCGATCAGCTGCCAGGTCTGCTCCGCGTCGAACTCCTCGGCCAGCACCGTCGGGTAGCCGTACATGGTCGGCACCACGTGCCCGCTCCACTGCCCGAAGCCGTACGGGGCGGGCAGCACACTGGCGAACACCTCATCCGGGCCGAACCGGGCGGCCTCGGCCGCGAGCGGCCCGAAGTACTTGCGGGTGTTCATCGTCTGCATCACGCACTTGGGCAGGCCGGTCGTGCCCGACGTGGAGTTGAGGAAGAACAGGTCGTTGGCGCCGAGGCCGCGGCCGGCGAGGGCCGCGGTCGCCGTGGCTACGTCGGGCAGCGGGAGCCGCTCACCGTCGCGCAACAGGCTGACCTCGCCGGCCGCAGTGAGCTGCACGGTCAGGTGCGCCGGCGGGTCGGCGGGGGGTTCAGGTTCACCGGCGCGCAGCTCGGCGGCCAAGTCGGCGGCGGCGCGGCCCCGGTGCACCGGCCGGGTGAGCAGCGCGGTCGCGCGGGTACGCCGGATGAGGTGCCGTACCTCGGCCGCGCCGGCCCGGGGGCCGATGCCGACCGTCACCAG is drawn from Micromonospora sp. Llam0 and contains these coding sequences:
- a CDS encoding cysteine hydrolase family protein — translated: MARSYLGHVLPDRLDLKIEPTRTALLVVDMQNDFVHDDGYCAKAFGTAMVAGFQSVVAPIARLVAAARAAGVAVLYCRVVQHPDGSLASPVWLADNLRHGFEPLHCMRGTWGWEIVDELAPQPGDVVFEKLRRSAFVGTQLENLLRSRDIRSLVVTGVAGTGCVESTVRDAIERDYFTVVPADCIANNNAELTAACEPAFRALLAPEDWTTSDQVVAVWSGS
- a CDS encoding class I adenylate-forming enzyme family protein; this encodes MTAATGPAVFDRATIDEYTRAGHWDDDTIASMVARHAAARPDDPAFFATDATLSWSAYDTLSTRLAGGYALAGLRPGERIATLLTNGALVHVAYLAAQKAGLVTVGIGPRAGAAEVRHLIRRTRATALLTRPVHRGRAAADLAAELRAGEPEPPADPPAHLTVQLTAAGEVSLLRDGERLPLPDVATATAALAGRGLGANDLFFLNSTSGTTGLPKCVMQTMNTRKYFGPLAAEAARFGPDEVFASVLPAPYGFGQWSGHVVPTMYGYPTVLAEEFDAEQTWQLIERHRVTVLAAVTSQFVMMLNAGGYAGRNVSSLRVLFTGGERVPAQRAARFEEETGCAVLQFYGSNEAGPISVTRVDDSREHRLGTAGRVIPQMRVRLFDADGADVTASGGPGQCAARGPGLTPGYYDDPDANRQLVNPQGWMLTGDLVRIDPAGYLTVTGRVADFIIRGGHNISVLAVEEAVGGCGRVAQVAVVPAADEVLGERACAYVVTTDGAELTLDELRAELAARGVSKYEWPERLVTLAELPLSAGGKADKARLRADAANRFG